Part of the Antedon mediterranea chromosome 6, ecAntMedi1.1, whole genome shotgun sequence genome, TAtctgtaccattacactcataagcattcattatttgtacaattACACTCAtaagcattcattatttgtaccataaCATTCATAAGCATTCATTATCTGTACAATTACACTCAtaagcattcattatttgtaccatttcccataagcattcattatttgtaccattacactcataagcattcattatttgtaccattcattattttaaacagAAATGGAAAAATCAATTCATTTTTCAAATTCCTTAAACATACAGAAAAAGATTTAGTTTTGGACATGATTCGAACAGCTATGCTGCCAGATGAGCAAACCCTAAGGCAGCAGTTCGATCCTTCATTAATGCATCAACAACCGCCTTCAAACATGAACTTACAAAATGGATATGGAGAAATAGATAAATTCCATGAGGAAGACCAAACGCGGTATTCACGGTATGCTTATGATGAGGATGTACGTAAAAGCGCTTCACGCAAGTCTGATAGAAAaggtataaaaacaatttagtaatttgtaatctagttttatcaattttaatttaaactatTCAATCCAATTACATTTATTGTGGATTTTAcaacaataaaacatacatCACACATGCTGTACCTGGGGACATCACACATGCTGTACCTGGGGACATCACACATGCTGTACCTGGGAACATCACACATGCTGTACCTGGGAACATCACACATGCTGTACCTGGGAACATCACACATGCTGTACCTGGGAACATCACACATGCTGTACCTGGGGACATCACACATGCTGTACCTGGGGACATCACACATGCTGTACCTGGGGACATCACACATGCTGTACCTGGGGACATCACACATGCTGTACCTGGGGACATCACACATGCTGTACCTGGGGACATACACATGCTGTACCTGGGGACATCACACATGCTGTACCTGGGGACATCACACATGCTGTATCTGGGGACATCACACATGCTGTACCTGGGGACAGCAAATTCAATCTCTTTCGATGGGACGTCTCAGTCAGCAGTGATACaactttacaaatttaaaataaaacttggaAAAGATTGGTTTTATTAATTTAGGTTAGTTGGCCACAGGACCCACATTGATTATTATGACATTTcaagtttcaatttattttaacatgttttacaagTTTATATGATAACTAACAAATGGTTATGGATGATTGTAAGAGCGAGGCTCGTTTACCGGTGTCCCATAGTGCAGTATATTACAAACAACATGAAGAtaggacaaaggtgcaataaTACATAACAAAACAATATGTACTGTACAGGGATAGCTTTTACATTGATTAGGGTGTGGCTGAGTGTTAAATGTATATTTCCCTTTTTTCACAGAAAAGTGTTTTCCTAATAGGGGCTACTTTTCTGAATCATGATTTGTAAAAAGTAGATGGATAACAATTTGAATCATTCATTGACTGCTGGTTGttcttgaataaaaaataatactaagGGTACTATCTGTTGTTACTTACAGTATCTAATAAAGGGTTACTGATTTCAACCTTATTATCTACAGTACAACCAATTAAAATGATTGatctttcaattttaaaaactacaaaaatagAAGCAGAATAGAGATGCACTTAAACATTGACATTAATCTCAATACACTTATATCTTGGCAACCAAAACATGACCACTTTACAGCTAAATATATAAGTTACTAAGCAACAGTTTAATTGTCAATCAGTGTGTACACATCACAGCTCAAAAACTCTTTAAattcttgtttgtttgttttattgatttccACACATTGTGTACACTCTAAATCAACATACATAATTAAAAGCGGAATGAGTGTGGAAGGTGACCAAAGCTCTgtttacaatatcaaactagtttgacaaagaatgTGTGATGTGGCAATATAATtgatagtaatatgacatcatcatgtccatatatgggcacatcacatttttttgtcacataaagtttgatagtgtagacagagctttagttaaaAAGTTATTGGAGAACTAAAGAAGTTCTCACTTAATAtataaagattaaaaacaaaagaaagtcCAAACGATAGATAAAGAAGAAGATATCCATAAATCCAGatgcaaattaaataaatttgtgtgAAACTCTCCCGCTCTTCTTCTGTTggtactctttttgatattcaTCGCTGCAGAACTGAATCTTCTTTTCAATCATATATCCAACGTGTTACCAGAATTTGGAATAGTTTACCCAGTAAAATCcgcaacttaaatatttctgttagttcttttatctcaatatttattttttaaataatttcgatattgaaaatgtgtgtagttggtcgctttcttgtcgatgcttttattgtagaacgtaatttatttatttttctctgttctgggttgaccaactagcataggtgtttagcacctgtttggtctttccgtgcctccttttataattgttttgtcttcttatgtttatggcagaaattgaataaaaaaaaaaaaaaaaaaaaaaatacaagaaaatatCAGAAAGAGAAATTCTTGGACGATAAagagattaaaaatatatatttactattagtattatactattgttattattactttttttgttaCAGGTTCATCAAAAgctgatattttaaaaatccatGATTCTCCACGAGCTGAGTCACCCTCAAAAGGAGTAAAAAAGCCACCGAGTAACTAAGTCAAATCACCGAGTAACGGAAGGTCAATGCAAAACTATCAACTAACTAAGTTAACGTGAAACCACAAGTAAACTATAAGTTAATGTCAAAGCCGGTATATTTAACAATGAATGGTACTGACTGGTATATTGTAATGAAGTGGTATTGGTACTTGGTACTACTGTAGTACATGATAATGGATGGTATGGTATATGGAATCATGGTGTATGGTACTGACTTGTTTGTACATAATGGAGTAGgtacattaacattttattgGTACTCTAACAACTGTAGTACATATGGCATATGAAATCATGGTAAATGGTAGAGTACATTACATGAGATGGTATTGGCAGTCAACATAAGACGACTGTACACTAATAATACTGAAGTATCTATTAactgaataattttaaataaattaaaacgtgTTGGGTATTAAACTCATAAAGCAAAAGCTGTTCCTACTATTTTGTTGTAGTtaccaaatgttttttttctattcatTAAAAGTAAAATGCTGAAAAACTGTGGTGATAATGGTGTTTTACTAGTTTGAGTTACTAGTTTAATTCCTAAATGATCAAAATTCTCTCAATTTGgtctaacattattgatgttatGTTTAAGTGCTATTTTCaggttttattttacaataaagTAAGTGAATGTTACTATGTGCTATTAAAGTACAATAGTCTATCAACACTGTAAAATATTCAATGTAAATATTAACTAATGTAAATAGTATTGTTGAAAATACATTAATGTTGATATCTCTATTCATATTGAAACTATTTGCTGTACTTTTGTTGGCATTAGGTTTTTGGCGATATTTCTGTCATGTGATACAGATTAAAATTGaaaggtttttaaaaatatattatcatcatAAGTTCATAGTTCAAATTAAAGGTTTGGTTTAACAAGTTTTTCAGCGTGTACTATATGTAATGTTAAACCATCACTGGCACTACACCGTGTTCTTAtgcaataaatgtatatttgtgagaaaatatGTGGAAttataatctattttatttaaataaataagaaaattcaTCTTAGTATTTTAGGTTCACTTCAGTTGTGGAAGACAATGTATTTGTGTTTATGATTCTCTATTTTGAAGATGTAGTTTAGTTTGAACATTGAGATGGAGCTTTTATTCATAAGCTACATATCTTGATAAAGCCGTAGATTATGGCTGTTAAGGAATAATAAAGAAGGGATTTACTGTACGAAGACTTTGAATTTTGCAAAAAACAATGCCATCATTTGCATACATGGCCTAAAGCTTTTTTTCCAGCAAGCTGTATATATGTAAATCAAACTTACAAACTTtgcactaaaaaaaaaaaattattttccttCTCCATCACAATAACATGGCTCATCCTGTAAGTGCCTTCCGTTTCTCATATATGtcccaataaaacaaaatttaaaagaGGAGATATCTACCGTCTCATCAGCTGTCGTCTTCagttttcttttcttctttaacttcttgtgaaacactGTAAGCACTTTGCTTATCTGATATATTTGTCATTTCATCTTTTAAATTCATGCATTTCTGGTCCTTAGCATCAAGTAATGCGTCTGCtgacaaaatgtttttacttatcAAAACTTCACTATCATCTTGAGATTGACTATCTTCTGTTTTGACCTCcttttttatcttaattttatcattttcatcTGTTTTTATACAGTTTTCATTTTGTTCATTACCATCAAGTTTTTCCTCGCTATTttctgtcattttattgtctGTTTTACAATCTGTTAATTGTTTTCTAAGTGGAATAACCTTTGAAATGGTTTCCTGCCAACTGTTACACTGAACAAACTGCAACATTATTTCAAAAACTGAAAAGCAAAAAAGTTAATAATGATTTATGATACAATTTATGATAATCTGTATAGTATTTGAGAACATTAAATTAGCATCTGAAATGTTATATACCCTGGGATAGGaattggctgtagtgttaaaacagtTGAGCCTCTATTgaggacaccttcaggaccaaaAAAAGTGCCTTAACAGAGATGTCTCCTAAATCAAAGCATATTGAGGATGATTAAAGCATATTAACTTAAATATTAACTACATACGTGTTGCACCTCaaattttatatcaacatattgattACGTCATGCAAACCTTCAAGTAAAAGAGATTAATTAATCTATGGGCCAATAACATACCATGATTTACTGTCAGCACTTTCCTGGATTTCAATTGGACGTTATTACCTAATGGCAACTGAGCATGCTCCCAACCTTTATCAACTGCATTCTGGAAACATACACCCTgcagagaaaaaaaataatagtatatagAGGGCTCATTtagttattattacaaaatactttTCAAGCAAGCAAGCTGGGAAAAAATGGTGCTATGATTACAGCATACACTGAGCAAGGAATTTAagacaaataatttatttttatttttttattttattcaatcgaaaccaacagcgataattaccgccactaacaggtttgatacaaacaaagccaggactgtttaaagcaccttgattggtcctaacattgatcaagggcttctctcgtccagtgctcACCTTGACCAGaagtctgaggcagatactagatgcaggggctgccataagagtcagcagtgctgatttcaaatgcctaacgggaccccagctccatatacagcacccgttattcccagatggtctcccatccaagctctaaccaggcccaacgtcgcttaacttcggtgatctgacgagaaccggtgtttcaacgtggtaaagccgtatctACCGTATAAGAAACTAATCTGGTTGAACATTACACTCACTTTATGGTGGTTGTGATCCACTAGGCCCCCTATAATGTAAACTTTCTTTGGATCTATATTCTCCAGAATGTTTGGAGACTCTGCTGCCAAGAACACCAGGTTTTCTTTTCCAAACTTAGCCTCTGGATCCAGACCTTCAAAATAAacctaataaaaaaattatgtgaATACTGTGTGAATACAACGtacctaaaaaaaacaagacaatTTTGCAAAACAAGAAATAGTAATTACAAAAAAGACAATAAGAAACAACAGTTAATGTACTCTACTTTTAACCAAAAATCTGAGAATGGCTTCCAGTTGACTACTTACTTTGACTTTGAATTACagtggttttttttataatgatccaatatttggtcaaagtgaatctATGTGAcatcaaaacaatttattttggtgtaattggttttttttgtgaccatatttaatgagggtgatccatccagcaatagacacgtttcgcgctcgcgaggtcaccgtcagtttgaccttttagtgggtatacaatggtaaacaaacacagcgagaggtatgttaaagcatgggagaactgagagatgatcatcttaaaaagcaatcgtcaaaactagccttttgatggaatggcatggtaaggatgttatttactttctaaacttatgttttatattcactgtagaattatttgggcatttggttcggaatcatcgactttatttatgtattctAATTTTTGGTTTGACACATAT contains:
- the LOC140051513 gene encoding uncharacterized protein isoform X1 produces the protein MEIIQNEEHTTTTTTDDFEKDETIKQEFTTTENVNLPEDADDSNKSPNSLDVDDDQPISKNQLKKQRRHARWLEGRSERRKAEREKFKMKRRRLAAECECSSGAVPPPNKTRKMDHPDASDVKVVVDCGYDKLMNILDIKKLVKQIQRCYAENRRVEKPLQYYVCNFKDKTKNVFDTSIQGYKQWDVYFEGLDPEAKFGKENLVFLAAESPNILENIDPKKVYIIGGLVDHNHHKGVCFQNAVDKGWEHAQLPLGNNVQLKSRKVLTVNHVFEIMLQFVQCNSWQETISKVIPLRKQLTDCKTDNKMTENSEEKLDGNEQNENCIKTDENDKIKIKKEVKTEDSQSQDDSEVLISKNILSADALLDAKDQKCMNLKDEMTNISDKQSAYSVSQEVKEEKKTEDDS
- the LOC140051513 gene encoding tRNA methyltransferase 10 homolog A-like isoform X2, with protein sequence MMISQYLRINLRSKDDMQDGLRVDQKEAEREKFKMKRRRLAAECECSSGAVPPPNKTRKMDHPDASDVKVVVDCGYDKLMNILDIKKLVKQIQRCYAENRRVEKPLQYYVCNFKDKTKNVFDTSIQGYKQWDVYFEGLDPEAKFGKENLVFLAAESPNILENIDPKKVYIIGGLVDHNHHKGVCFQNAVDKGWEHAQLPLGNNVQLKSRKVLTVNHVFEIMLQFVQCNSWQETISKVIPLRKQLTDCKTDNKMTENSEEKLDGNEQNENCIKTDENDKIKIKKEVKTEDSQSQDDSEVLISKNILSADALLDAKDQKCMNLKDEMTNISDKQSAYSVSQEVKEEKKTEDDS